One window of the Colletotrichum destructivum chromosome 4, complete sequence genome contains the following:
- a CDS encoding Putative alpha/beta hydrolase-1, protein MLGQSCRTAPSATPRSTKTTLARAVEEGEEIIKIKIKMRDRILESQHLGLGLAAAAAAAAAATAYLLLTSPHTASPVSLFAAAAAPRPANDRLKTAPSPKWTVLPALSTLARDELPYPPDALPGARDVATAYGNLRVYEFGPEDAGERVLLLHGIGTPCLALGGVAKEFVERGWRVMTFDFFGRGYSDAPLDIPHDARLYTTQVLFALASSALPGWTGNDAFHLLGYSLGGAIAAAFASSHPHLVKSLTLIAPGGLVRSAAHVGWRSRLLYNAAWIPEPVRRWLVARRITPADPGAGGDVPEKETVDDDDDDDMTAEWDDLRLVGGRRIGEVVRWQAQTHPGYVRSYMSTIQHAPLYDRGGEEWRDLAEALQARRSGAEPGLRKGRVLFVLGDSDDIVVPGETVWDAEAVLGEDAVEVVVLKGGHEIAITKGRDIVGAVVSAWQR, encoded by the exons ATGCTTGGCCAGTCCTGTCGCACCGCACCATCAGCCACCCCGCGCAGCACGAAAACAACTCTAGCTCGCGCGGTtgaagagggggaagaaaTCATAAAAATTAAAATTAAAATGAGGGATAGGATATTAGAATCccagcacctcggcctcggcttggcggccgcggcggcagcggcagcggcggcaacggcctacctcctcctcacctccCCCCATACAGCCTCTCCCGTGTCACTattcgccgccgccgccgccccgcgCCCGGCCAACGACCGCCTCAagacggcaccgtcgccgaaaTGGACCGTCCTGCCCGCTCTCTCGACGCTCGCCCGCGACGAGCTGCCGTACCCGCCCGACGCGCTGCCGGGGGCCCGGGACGTCGCCACGGCCTACGGGAACCTGCGCGTCTACGAGTTCGGGCCCGAGGACGCCGGGGAGAgggtcctgctgctgcacggCATCGGCACGCCGTGCCTCGCGCTGGGAGGCGTCGCCAAGGAGTTTGTCgagagggggtggagggtCATGACTTTTG ACTTCTTCGGCCGCGGCTACTCGGACGCGCCCCTCGACATCCCCCACGACGCCCGCCTCTACACAACCCAGGTTCTCTtcgccttggcctcctctGCCCTGCCGGGCTGGACCGGCAACGACGCCTTCCACCTGCTGGGCTACTCCCTCGGCGgtgccatcgccgccgccttcgcctcGTCGCACCCGCACCTCGTCAAGTCCCTCACCCTCATCGCCCCCGGCGGGCTCGTCCGCTCCGCCGCCCACGTCGGGTGGCGGAGCCGCCTGCTGTACAACGCCGCCTGGATTCCCGAGCCCGTGCGACGGTGGCTCGTCGCGCGGAGAATTACGCCCGCCGACcccggggccgggggggaCGTCCCCGAAAAGGAGaccgtcgatgacgacgacgacgacgacatgacGGCGGAGTGGGACGACCTGAGGCTCGTGGGCGGGAGACGCATCGGCGAGGTCGTGCGGTGGCAGGCGCAGACGCACCCGGGGTACGTGAGGAGCTACATGAGCACGATCCAGCACGCGCCCCTCTACGATCGCGGGGGCGAGGAGTGGAGGGACCTCGCGGAGGCGCTCCAAGCGCGGAGGAGCGGCGCGGAGCCCGGGCTGAGGAAGGGGCGGGTGCTGTTCGTTCTCGGGGACAGTGACGATATCGTGGTGCCGGGCGAGACGGTGTGGGATGCCGAGGCGGTGCTCGgggaggacgccgtcgaggtcgtggtCCTCAAGGGCGGGCATGAGatcgccatcaccaagggGCGGGACATTGTCGGGGCCGTTGTCTCTGCATGGCAGAGATAG
- a CDS encoding Putative histidine phosphatase superfamily, translated as MASSIFFPRRPLGSPLACVKSLVIIASFLALVQFALPHVMAPKGFTLLAALAVSGGTTGSSGGAVNAAGDIDLSWHAPAQTEVNNLTAVINSKGVWGFIYDTSETPDDKYGQYNWCNMPHVRKTEYSKPSDEYELKYVELVHRHHKRTPYVLNAFPVEPYQWNCDDQGLFYYGEPFSTRNKPAKGYWKVYISPVNPFVPAGWIGTCQFPQITAQGLDDSWLHGADLYGVYHDLLGLLPSRDAVNSPEWHRKVKYRVTNNQITSQVAGMVVNGMWATTDSLQLSIQAAGVDSLEPQYSCPAGASLFNRIKSDSNAAWAQHLAAAGPLYETLDDISGVPADDGGFHASLDRYYDNLSARQCHDKPLPCKLVDGINSTTCITQDLADAAYRLGHWEYSQIYRDAPDSLAASVATWGVWIAELATHLRAVIKGESETIYFHNVAHDGSVSRLLSILQLDHMVWPGMGSEVVFELYKKKVVDGGNPPAPATTSVVVAPGAGAGESGWYVRVLWSGQVFKSSNPALGLMDMIPVETLLAYFDGLVGENASLIKGKCRA; from the exons ATGGCTTCCTCGATCTTCTTCCCGAGAAGGCCCCTCGGATCGCCGCTTGCCTGTGTCAAGTcgctcgtcatcatcgctagcttcctcgccctcgttcAGTTCGCCCTTCCGCACGTCATGGCCCCCAAAGGTTTCACTCTGCTAGCCGCCCTTGCTGTCTCTGGCGGCACCACTGGGTCGAGCGGCGGTGCTGTGAACGCTGCCGGCGACATCGACTTGAGCTGGCATGCGCCTGCGCAGACCGAGGTTAACAACCTCACTGCCGTCATAAACAGCAAGGGTGTTTGGGGCTTCATTTACGACACCTCTGAGACCCCCGACGACAAGTACGGACAGTACAACTGGTGCAACATGCCCCATGTGCGCAAGACGGAGTATTCAAAGCCTTCGGACGAGTACGAACTCAAATACGTGGAGCTA GTCCATCGCCACCATAAGCGCACGCCTTACGTTCTCAACGCCTTCCCCGTGGAACCGTACCAATGGAATTGCGATGACCAGGGCCTCTTTTACTATGGGGAGCCCTTCTCTACTCGCAACAAGCCGGCGAAGGGGTACTGGAAGGTCTACATCTCCCCCGTTAACCCCTTCGTCCCCGCGGGCTGGATCGGCACCTGCCAGTTCCCCCAGATCACCGCccagggcctcgacgacTCGTGGCTCCACGGTGCTGACCTCTACGGTGTTTAtcacgacctcctcggcctccttccctcccgcGACGCCGTCAACTCCCCCGAGTGGCACCGCAAGGTCAAGTACCGCGTCACCAACAATCAAATCACCAGCCAGGTCGCCGGCATGGTCGTCAACGGCATGTGGGCTACCACCGACTCTCTTCAGCTCAGCATCCAGGCCGCTGGCGTTGACTCCCTCGAGCCGCAGTACTCCTgccccgccggcgcctcccTCTTCAACCGCATCAAGTCCGATTCGAACGCCGCATGGGCACAGCATCTTGCAGCCGCCGGCCCGCTGTATGAAACACTCGACGACATCTCGGGCGTTCCTGCCGATGACGGGGGCTTCCACGCCTCTCTGGATCGCTACTATGACAACCTTTCGGCGCGCCAGTGTCACGACAAGCCCTTACCGTGCAAGCTTGTGGACGGCATCAATAGCACCACCTGCATCACCCAGGATCTTGCCGATGCCGCCTACCGTCTAGGACACTGGGAGTACTCACAGATCTATCGCGACGCTCCTGATTCTCTTGCCGCCAGTGTTGCGACGTGGGGCGTCTggatcgccgagctcgccacACATCTTCGTGCTGTCATCAAGGGGGAAAGCGAGACGATCTACTTTCACAACGTCGCCCACGACGGCTCCGTCTCCCGCCTGCTATCGATCCTGCAGCTTGACCATATGGTCTGGCCCGGCATGGGCTCCGAGGTCGTGTTTGAGTTGTACAAAAAGAAAGTAGTCGATGGTGGGaacccgccggcgccggccacgacGTCTGTTGTAGTTGCGCCGGGGGCCGGTGCCGGGGAGAGCGGCTGGTACGTGCGGGTCCTCTGGAGCGGCCAGGTTTTCAAATCGTCCAACCCGGCGTTGGGCCTCATGGACATGATCCCCGTTGAGACGCTACTGGCCTACTTTGACGGGCTGGTGGGGGAGAACGCCAGCCTCATCAAGGGCAAATGCCGCGCTTGA
- a CDS encoding Putative WD40/YVTN repeat-like-containing domain superfamily, translating to MHRYIPYRDVDTPLSDKIRLKARPLSLPSPPPGTVVPVIPIGLSSVLHLSQRETPPEDARTVRRVFTHFFGPRPREEENQSQHEGRLADALEINQTAKILQIGHPSSGTPSRLRATLKVEEAANLPSAPYRVLQAPELEDDYYRSPLAYSPTCQCLAVALGSTVYRWSEWYDPKPVYRAPLQRRNGLTSLSFSSKQGGKAILAFGRKDGFFGLLPSQNPFNSGVLVPTEDLLVGDSQGTILQYVVEWPSLWEVSRDTWLGKVTPIAKIAAHTSQICALVWSPNGQSFMSGSNDNTVRHFEIDRMTESRFTERSATLARRGHNSVQGDNKAERDPPPPEDLGPSRREGRVSEGTSSHTLPGGEMAEADVAGSIPRAVHTPGQDVRVFGHGMETHCWRHDAAIKAIAFCPWQDGLVATGGGLGDKCIRFFHIGTNTPLATIVVGAQVTALIWSTTKREIAATFGYSHGYAQTEHPYRIVVFSWPSCRNVSAVAWPGGPRALCAIPYPRGPANAHERSRTAKEGTIVVASSDETLKFHEVWRDRPKSAIGGVVGILGSDVLEGLVGIDKEGDVIR from the exons ATGCATCGCTATATTCCTTACCGAGACGTGGACACCCCCTTGTCCGACAAGATCCGACTCAAGGCACGGCCGCTTTCGCttccttcgccgccgcccgggaCCGTCGTGCCCGTCATCCCCATCGGCCTTTCGTCCGTTCTTCACCTTTCTCAACGGGAGACGCCGCCGGAAGATGCCAGAACCGTCCGGCGAGTATTCACCCATTTTTTTGGGCCTCGGCCccgagaggaggagaaccAGAGCCAACACGAGGGGcggctcgccgacgcccttGAGATCAACCAGACGGCAAAAATCCTTCAAATAGGCCATCCATCCTCGGGCACCCCGTCAAGACTTCGGGCAACGCTCAAGGTGGAGGAAGCGGCCAATCTGCCATCGGCACCCTACCGGGTTCTCCAAGCCCCGGAGCTTGAGGACGATTACTACCGCTCCCCGCTAGCATACTCTCCGACCTGTCAATGCTTGGCCGTTGCCTTGGGCAGTACGGTCTATAGATGGTCAGAGTGGTACGACCCCAAGCCCGTCTACCGCGCGCCGCTTCAGCGACGAAACGGCCTGACCTCCTTGTCTTTCTCCTCGAAACAGGGCGGCAAAGCCATCCTCGCCTTTGGAAGAAAGGACGGCTTCTTCGGTCTTCT ACCATCTCAGAACCCCTTTAATTCGGGCGTCTTGGTGCCGACGGAAGACttgctcgtcggcgacagTCAGGGAACCATCCTGCAGTACGTGGTCGAATGGCCCAGCCTTTGGGAAGTCTCGAGGGACACTTGGCTTGGCAAGGTCACGCCGATAGCCAAGATTGCGGCCCATACCTCGCAGATCTGTGCCCTCGTCTGGTCACCAAACGGACAGAGTTTTATGTCGGGGAGCAACGACAACACAGTCCGTCACTTCGAGATCGACCGAATGACGGAGAGTCGATTTACCGAGCGCAGCGCAACCTTGGCTCGCAGAGGTCACAATTCGGTGCAAGGCGATAACAAGGCCGAAAGAGACCCGCCACCTCCCGAAGACCTGGGACCAAGCCGACGGGAAGGACGAGTAAGTGAGGGGACGTCATCTCACACTCTCCCAGGCGGTGaaatggccgaggccgacgttgCTGGAAGCATTCCACGAGCGGTTCATACCCCTGGGCAAGATGTCCGGGTATTTGGGCATGGGATGGAGACTCACTGCTGGAGGCATGACGCCGCAATCAAGGCCATTGCCTTCTGTCCCTGGCAAGACGGTCTCGTTGCGACTGGTGGCGGATTGGGCGACAAGTGCATTCGCTTCTTCCACATCGGGACGAACACACCCTTGGCTACCATTGTTGTAGGAGCCCAAGTCACTGCATTGATCTGGTCTACTACGAAACGCGAGATCGCGGCCACGTTCGGTTACAGCCACGGCTACGCGCAAACAGAGCACCCATACCGCATAGTCGTGTTCAGCTGGCCGTCCTGCCGAAATGTCAGCGCTGTGGCATGGCCAGGCGGCCCTAGGGCCTTGTGTGCCATCCCGTACCCCAGAGGACCAGCGAATGCGCACGAACGAAGCCGGACGGCGAAGGAGGGGACCATCGTCGTGGCATCGAGCGACGAGACTCTCAAGTTTCACGAAGTGTGGCGAGATCGGCCCAAATCGGCAatcggcggcgtcgtagGGATACTTGGCAGCGACGTTCTCGAGGGTCTTGTCGGGATCGACAAGGAGGGAGACGTTATTCGATGA
- a CDS encoding Putative target SNARE coiled-coil domain, syntaxin, with translation MSNLNQLYLLADHIKLSLLERQRAQSLNLDADTQDGHISRSLDQFKDGLEFLDSEAKRLQAASDESAAQNITDSLPALQKQFSDLTSQFHGFSNPSTSSITTSPNDPLLSPDFAAAQSTKPLKGSLRGLPGSAPNKTVRFTDSPGGSRGAEDLEAAALFGEGRYRDDPVDTAGYRDQAEGLDNQQLHAYHSQIMRDQDDHLDRLGESIGRQRELSMQIGDELDSHVAMLDEVDEVVDRHQGRLDRARRSLGKVARDAGESKQMIAIIVLIIILVLLIAILK, from the exons ATGTCCAACTTGAACCAGCTCTATCTCCTTGCCGACCACATTAAGCTCTCTCTCCTCGAGCGCCAGCGCGCCCAGTCGCTCAACCTTGACGCCGACACTCAGGACGGTCACATCTCCCGCTCCTTGGACCAGTTCAAGGATGGCCTAGAATTTCTAGACTCCGAGGCCAAGCGCCTCCAGGCTGCTAGCGATGAGAG CGCCGCGCAGAACATCACCGACTCGCTTCCCGCCCTTCAAAAGCAATTCTCCGATCTCACCTCTCAGTTCCATGGCTTCTCGAACCCGTCCACCTCGTCGATCACGACGTCGCCCAACGACCCTCTGCTCTCCCccgacttcgccgccgcccagtcCACGAAACCCCTCAAGGGCTCACTCCGCGGCCTCCCTGGCTCCGCCCCGAACAAGACTGTCCGATTCACCGACTCCCCCGGCGGCAGCCGCGGCGCGGAAGATCTtgaggctgctgctctcTTCGGCGAGGGCCGGTACCGCGACGATCCGGTCGATACGGCGGGGTACCGCGACCAGGCCGAGGGGCTTGACAACCAGCAGCTGCACGCGTACCACTCGCAGATCATGCGCGACCAGGACGACCACCTTGACCGGCTGGGCGAGTCCATCGGCCGCCAGAGGGAGCTGAGCATGCAAatcggcgacgagcttgacTCGCACGTCGCgatgctcgacgaggtcgatgaggtcgtcgacaGGCATCAGGGCCGACTCGATCGGGCGCGGAGGTCGCTTGGAAAGGTCGCGCGAGACGCAGGGGAGAGCAAGCAGATGATCGCCATCATTGTGCTCATCATTatcctcgtccttctcatTGCCATCTTGAAGTGA